From Oncorhynchus tshawytscha isolate Ot180627B linkage group LG27, Otsh_v2.0, whole genome shotgun sequence, a single genomic window includes:
- the LOC112259220 gene encoding monocarboxylate transporter 4 isoform X4, which produces MMVGGLFASLGMILASLATSIIHIYLCTGVITGLGLALNFQPSLIMLNRYFSEKRPLANGLSAAGSPVALCCLSPLGQVLQYHYGWRGGFLILGGLLLNCCACGALMRPLVGPKKPQDQELQAVDQAEKKPKPPKKLLDFSVFKDRGFLIYAIAASIMVLGLFVPPVFVVSYAKEMGNEDTKSALLLTILGFVDIFARPTCGLIAGMKWVRPRCVYLFSFAILFNGITDVVSSQATDYPGLVVFCIFFGLSYGMVGALQFEVLMAIVGTKKFSSALGLVLLMEAIAVLVGPPGAGRLLDTTHNYMHVFLLAGCEVILASIVICLGNFLCIKKKLDEPEAHLENGAPAEMEKLNSLPEGGKTESEQPDGVRAGSGKAMEGAEKSGGVGNPETAL; this is translated from the exons GTCTGGGCCTGGCACTGAACTTCCAGCCATCTCTGATCATGCTGAATCGTTACTTTAGTGAGAAGAGGCCTCTAGCTAACGGACTGTCTGCTGCCGGGAGCCCTGTGGCCCTCTGCTGCCTCTCACCTCTGGGCCAG GTACTGCAGTACCACTACGGTTGGAGAGGCGGCTTCCTTATCCTGGGAGGTCTGCTGCTCAACTGCTGCGCATGTGGGGCCCTGATGAGGCCCCTGGTGGGCCCCAAGAAGCCCCAGGACCAGGAGTTACAGGCTGTAGACCAAGCAGAAAAAAAGCCCAAACCTCCAAAGAAGCTCCTGGACTTTAGCGTATTTAAAGACCGAGGTTTCCTCATCTATGCCATAGCTGCGTCCATCATGGTACTGGGTCTGTTTGTGCCCCCTGTGTTTGTGGTGAGCTATGCCAAGGAGATGGGGAATGAAGACACCAAGTCTGCCCTCCTCCTCACCATCCTAGGGTTTGTTGATATCTTCGCCCGGCCCACGTGTGGGCTGATCGCGGGGATGAAGTGGGTCCGTCCTAGATGTGTGTATCTGTTCAGCTTCGCCATACTCTTTAATGGCATCACCGACGTGGTCAGCTCACAG GCGACAGACTATCCTGGTCTGGTGGTGTTCTGTATCTTCTTTGGCCTCTCTTACGGGATGGTAGGGGCGCTGCAGTTCGAGGTTCTCATGGCCATCGTGGGCACCAAGAAGTTCTCCAGCGCTTTAGGGCTGGTGTTGCTCATGGAGGCAATCGCTGTGCTGGTGGGACCGCCTGGAGCAG GTCGTCTGCTGGACACCACCCATAACTACATGCATGTGTTCCTGCTTGCTGGCTGTGAGGTCATTCTGGCCTCCATTGTCATCTGCCTGGGCAACTTCCTGTGCATCAAGAAGAAGCTAGACGAGCCCGAAGCCCATCTAGAGAATGGAGCCCCTGCAGAGATGGAGAAGCTCAACAGCCTGCCAGAGGGAGGGAAGACTGAGAGCGAGCAGCCGGACGGGGTGAGGGCAGGCTCGGGAAAGgcgatggagggagcagagaagaGTGGAGGGGTGGGGAACCCAGAGACGGCTCTGTGA
- the LOC112259277 gene encoding casein kinase I isoform X3, translating to MELRVGNRYRLGRKIGSGSFGDIYLGTDISVGEEVAIKLECVKTKHPQLHIESKIYKMMQGGVGIPSIKWCGAEGDYNVMVMELLGPSLEDLFNFCSRKFSLKTVLLLADQMISRIEYIHSKNFIHRDVKPDNFLMGLGKKGNLVYIIDFGLAKKYRDARTHQHIPYRENKNLTGTARYASINTHLGIEQSRRDDLESLGYVLMYFNLGSLPWQGLKAATKRQKYERISEKKMSTPIEVLCKGYPSEFSTYLNFCRSLRFDDKPDYSYLRQLFRNLFHRQGFSYDYVFDWNMLKFGANRAAEEAERERRDREDRLRHSRNPGARGLPAASGRPRGTQDTAPPTPLTPTSHTANTSPRPVSGMERERKVSMRLHRGAPVNVSSSDLTGHQDTSRMSTSQMVPGMIPGGLHSAVPR from the exons gCACAGACATCTCAGTGGGAGAGGAGGTCGCCATTAAACTGGAATGTGTGAAGACCAAACACCCACAGCTCCACATAGAGAGTAAGATCTACAAGATgatgcagggaggag TGGGCATCCCGTCCATAAAGTGGTGTGGAGCAGAGGGAGACTACAACGTGATGGTGATGGAGCTGCTAGGCCCCAGTCTGGAGGACCTGTTCAACTTCTGCTCCCGCAAGTTCAGCCTCAAGACTGTCCTGCTGCTGGCTGACCAGATG atcaGCCGGATTGAGTACATCCACTCTAAGAACTTCATCCATAGAGATGTGAAGCCTGACAACTTCCTGATGGGCCTGGGCAAGAAGGGCAACCTGGTATACATCATCGACTTTGGCCTGGCCAAGAAGTACCGCGACGCCCGCACACATCAGCACATCCCCTACCGCGAGAACAAGAACCTGACCGGCACAGCGCGCTACGCATCCATCAACACACATCTGGGGATAG aACAGTCTCGGCGTGATGACCTGGAGTCTCTGGGTTATGTCCTGATGTACTTCAACCTGGGCTCTCTGCCCTGGCAGGGCCTCAAGGCCGCCACCAAGAGGCAGAAGTACGAACGCATCAGTGAGAAGAAAATGTCCACCCCCATCGAGGTGCTCTGCAAGGGATACCCCT CTGAGTTCTCCACCTACCTGAACTTCTGTCGTTCTCTGCGGTTCGACGACAAGCCAGACTACTCGTACCTCAGACAGCTGTTCCGGAACCTGTTCCACAGACAGGGCTTCTCTTATGACTACGTCTTTGACTGGAACATGCTCAAGTTT GGGGCCAACCGTGCAGCAGAGGAGGCGGAGCGGGagcggagggacagagaggataggCTGAGACACAGCAGGAACCCCGGGGCCAGGGGACTCCCTGCCGCCTCAGGACGACCCCGAGGAACACAGGACACGGCGCCGCCTACACCCCTCACACCCACCTCACACACAG CCAACACGTCTCCACGACCGGTGTCTGGTATGGAGCGGGAGAGGAAAGTGAGCATGCGGCTTCACCGGGGAGCTCCCGTTAACGTCTCCTCGTCCGATCTGACAGGACACCAGGACACCTCCCGCATGTCCACCTCACAG atgGTGCCTGGTATGATCCCTGGTGGCCTCCACTCTGCAGTGCCTCGATGA
- the LOC112259277 gene encoding casein kinase I isoform X1 — translation MELRVGNRYRLGRKIGSGSFGDIYLGTDISVGEEVAIKLECVKTKHPQLHIESKIYKMMQGGVGIPSIKWCGAEGDYNVMVMELLGPSLEDLFNFCSRKFSLKTVLLLADQMISRIEYIHSKNFIHRDVKPDNFLMGLGKKGNLVYIIDFGLAKKYRDARTHQHIPYRENKNLTGTARYASINTHLGIEQSRRDDLESLGYVLMYFNLGSLPWQGLKAATKRQKYERISEKKMSTPIEVLCKGYPSEFSTYLNFCRSLRFDDKPDYSYLRQLFRNLFHRQGFSYDYVFDWNMLKFTAPNSKGANRAAEEAERERRDREDRLRHSRNPGARGLPAASGRPRGTQDTAPPTPLTPTSHTANTSPRPVSGMERERKVSMRLHRGAPVNVSSSDLTGHQDTSRMSTSQMVPGMIPGGLHSAVPR, via the exons gCACAGACATCTCAGTGGGAGAGGAGGTCGCCATTAAACTGGAATGTGTGAAGACCAAACACCCACAGCTCCACATAGAGAGTAAGATCTACAAGATgatgcagggaggag TGGGCATCCCGTCCATAAAGTGGTGTGGAGCAGAGGGAGACTACAACGTGATGGTGATGGAGCTGCTAGGCCCCAGTCTGGAGGACCTGTTCAACTTCTGCTCCCGCAAGTTCAGCCTCAAGACTGTCCTGCTGCTGGCTGACCAGATG atcaGCCGGATTGAGTACATCCACTCTAAGAACTTCATCCATAGAGATGTGAAGCCTGACAACTTCCTGATGGGCCTGGGCAAGAAGGGCAACCTGGTATACATCATCGACTTTGGCCTGGCCAAGAAGTACCGCGACGCCCGCACACATCAGCACATCCCCTACCGCGAGAACAAGAACCTGACCGGCACAGCGCGCTACGCATCCATCAACACACATCTGGGGATAG aACAGTCTCGGCGTGATGACCTGGAGTCTCTGGGTTATGTCCTGATGTACTTCAACCTGGGCTCTCTGCCCTGGCAGGGCCTCAAGGCCGCCACCAAGAGGCAGAAGTACGAACGCATCAGTGAGAAGAAAATGTCCACCCCCATCGAGGTGCTCTGCAAGGGATACCCCT CTGAGTTCTCCACCTACCTGAACTTCTGTCGTTCTCTGCGGTTCGACGACAAGCCAGACTACTCGTACCTCAGACAGCTGTTCCGGAACCTGTTCCACAGACAGGGCTTCTCTTATGACTACGTCTTTGACTGGAACATGCTCAAGTTT ACTGCCCCTAATTCAAAGGGGGCCAACCGTGCAGCAGAGGAGGCGGAGCGGGagcggagggacagagaggataggCTGAGACACAGCAGGAACCCCGGGGCCAGGGGACTCCCTGCCGCCTCAGGACGACCCCGAGGAACACAGGACACGGCGCCGCCTACACCCCTCACACCCACCTCACACACAG CCAACACGTCTCCACGACCGGTGTCTGGTATGGAGCGGGAGAGGAAAGTGAGCATGCGGCTTCACCGGGGAGCTCCCGTTAACGTCTCCTCGTCCGATCTGACAGGACACCAGGACACCTCCCGCATGTCCACCTCACAG atgGTGCCTGGTATGATCCCTGGTGGCCTCCACTCTGCAGTGCCTCGATGA
- the LOC112259277 gene encoding casein kinase I isoform X4 gives MELRVGNRYRLGRKIGSGSFGDIYLGTDISVGEEVAIKLECVKTKHPQLHIESKIYKMMQGGVGIPSIKWCGAEGDYNVMVMELLGPSLEDLFNFCSRKFSLKTVLLLADQMISRIEYIHSKNFIHRDVKPDNFLMGLGKKGNLVYIIDFGLAKKYRDARTHQHIPYRENKNLTGTARYASINTHLGIEQSRRDDLESLGYVLMYFNLGSLPWQGLKAATKRQKYERISEKKMSTPIEVLCKGYPSEFSTYLNFCRSLRFDDKPDYSYLRQLFRNLFHRQGFSYDYVFDWNMLKFGANRAAEEAERERRDREDRLRHSRNPGARGLPAASGRPRGTQDTAPPTPLTPTSHTANTSPRPVSGMERERKVSMRLHRGAPVNVSSSDLTGHQDTSRMSTSQHSLRSSRQVEARHILV, from the exons gCACAGACATCTCAGTGGGAGAGGAGGTCGCCATTAAACTGGAATGTGTGAAGACCAAACACCCACAGCTCCACATAGAGAGTAAGATCTACAAGATgatgcagggaggag TGGGCATCCCGTCCATAAAGTGGTGTGGAGCAGAGGGAGACTACAACGTGATGGTGATGGAGCTGCTAGGCCCCAGTCTGGAGGACCTGTTCAACTTCTGCTCCCGCAAGTTCAGCCTCAAGACTGTCCTGCTGCTGGCTGACCAGATG atcaGCCGGATTGAGTACATCCACTCTAAGAACTTCATCCATAGAGATGTGAAGCCTGACAACTTCCTGATGGGCCTGGGCAAGAAGGGCAACCTGGTATACATCATCGACTTTGGCCTGGCCAAGAAGTACCGCGACGCCCGCACACATCAGCACATCCCCTACCGCGAGAACAAGAACCTGACCGGCACAGCGCGCTACGCATCCATCAACACACATCTGGGGATAG aACAGTCTCGGCGTGATGACCTGGAGTCTCTGGGTTATGTCCTGATGTACTTCAACCTGGGCTCTCTGCCCTGGCAGGGCCTCAAGGCCGCCACCAAGAGGCAGAAGTACGAACGCATCAGTGAGAAGAAAATGTCCACCCCCATCGAGGTGCTCTGCAAGGGATACCCCT CTGAGTTCTCCACCTACCTGAACTTCTGTCGTTCTCTGCGGTTCGACGACAAGCCAGACTACTCGTACCTCAGACAGCTGTTCCGGAACCTGTTCCACAGACAGGGCTTCTCTTATGACTACGTCTTTGACTGGAACATGCTCAAGTTT GGGGCCAACCGTGCAGCAGAGGAGGCGGAGCGGGagcggagggacagagaggataggCTGAGACACAGCAGGAACCCCGGGGCCAGGGGACTCCCTGCCGCCTCAGGACGACCCCGAGGAACACAGGACACGGCGCCGCCTACACCCCTCACACCCACCTCACACACAG CCAACACGTCTCCACGACCGGTGTCTGGTATGGAGCGGGAGAGGAAAGTGAGCATGCGGCTTCACCGGGGAGCTCCCGTTAACGTCTCCTCGTCCGATCTGACAGGACACCAGGACACCTCCCGCATGTCCACCTCACAG cattcccttcgATCATCACGACAAGTAGAGGCTCGCCACATCCTCGTGTGA
- the LOC112259277 gene encoding casein kinase I isoform X2 — protein MELRVGNRYRLGRKIGSGSFGDIYLGTDISVGEEVAIKLECVKTKHPQLHIESKIYKMMQGGVGIPSIKWCGAEGDYNVMVMELLGPSLEDLFNFCSRKFSLKTVLLLADQMISRIEYIHSKNFIHRDVKPDNFLMGLGKKGNLVYIIDFGLAKKYRDARTHQHIPYRENKNLTGTARYASINTHLGIEQSRRDDLESLGYVLMYFNLGSLPWQGLKAATKRQKYERISEKKMSTPIEVLCKGYPSEFSTYLNFCRSLRFDDKPDYSYLRQLFRNLFHRQGFSYDYVFDWNMLKFTAPNSKGANRAAEEAERERRDREDRLRHSRNPGARGLPAASGRPRGTQDTAPPTPLTPTSHTANTSPRPVSGMERERKVSMRLHRGAPVNVSSSDLTGHQDTSRMSTSQHSLRSSRQVEARHILV, from the exons gCACAGACATCTCAGTGGGAGAGGAGGTCGCCATTAAACTGGAATGTGTGAAGACCAAACACCCACAGCTCCACATAGAGAGTAAGATCTACAAGATgatgcagggaggag TGGGCATCCCGTCCATAAAGTGGTGTGGAGCAGAGGGAGACTACAACGTGATGGTGATGGAGCTGCTAGGCCCCAGTCTGGAGGACCTGTTCAACTTCTGCTCCCGCAAGTTCAGCCTCAAGACTGTCCTGCTGCTGGCTGACCAGATG atcaGCCGGATTGAGTACATCCACTCTAAGAACTTCATCCATAGAGATGTGAAGCCTGACAACTTCCTGATGGGCCTGGGCAAGAAGGGCAACCTGGTATACATCATCGACTTTGGCCTGGCCAAGAAGTACCGCGACGCCCGCACACATCAGCACATCCCCTACCGCGAGAACAAGAACCTGACCGGCACAGCGCGCTACGCATCCATCAACACACATCTGGGGATAG aACAGTCTCGGCGTGATGACCTGGAGTCTCTGGGTTATGTCCTGATGTACTTCAACCTGGGCTCTCTGCCCTGGCAGGGCCTCAAGGCCGCCACCAAGAGGCAGAAGTACGAACGCATCAGTGAGAAGAAAATGTCCACCCCCATCGAGGTGCTCTGCAAGGGATACCCCT CTGAGTTCTCCACCTACCTGAACTTCTGTCGTTCTCTGCGGTTCGACGACAAGCCAGACTACTCGTACCTCAGACAGCTGTTCCGGAACCTGTTCCACAGACAGGGCTTCTCTTATGACTACGTCTTTGACTGGAACATGCTCAAGTTT ACTGCCCCTAATTCAAAGGGGGCCAACCGTGCAGCAGAGGAGGCGGAGCGGGagcggagggacagagaggataggCTGAGACACAGCAGGAACCCCGGGGCCAGGGGACTCCCTGCCGCCTCAGGACGACCCCGAGGAACACAGGACACGGCGCCGCCTACACCCCTCACACCCACCTCACACACAG CCAACACGTCTCCACGACCGGTGTCTGGTATGGAGCGGGAGAGGAAAGTGAGCATGCGGCTTCACCGGGGAGCTCCCGTTAACGTCTCCTCGTCCGATCTGACAGGACACCAGGACACCTCCCGCATGTCCACCTCACAG cattcccttcgATCATCACGACAAGTAGAGGCTCGCCACATCCTCGTGTGA
- the LOC112259277 gene encoding casein kinase I isoform X5 has protein sequence MELRVGNRYRLGRKIGSGSFGDIYLGTDISVGEEVAIKLECVKTKHPQLHIESKIYKMMQGGVGIPSIKWCGAEGDYNVMVMELLGPSLEDLFNFCSRKFSLKTVLLLADQMISRIEYIHSKNFIHRDVKPDNFLMGLGKKGNLVYIIDFGLAKKYRDARTHQHIPYRENKNLTGTARYASINTHLGIEQSRRDDLESLGYVLMYFNLGSLPWQGLKAATKRQKYERISEKKMSTPIEVLCKGYPSEFSTYLNFCRSLRFDDKPDYSYLRQLFRNLFHRQGFSYDYVFDWNMLKFTAPNSKGANRAAEEAERERRDREDRLRHSRNPGARGLPAASGRPRGTQDTAPPTPLTPTSHTANTSPRPVSGMERERKVSMRLHRGAPVNVSSSDLTGHQDTSRMSTSQNSIPFDHHDK, from the exons gCACAGACATCTCAGTGGGAGAGGAGGTCGCCATTAAACTGGAATGTGTGAAGACCAAACACCCACAGCTCCACATAGAGAGTAAGATCTACAAGATgatgcagggaggag TGGGCATCCCGTCCATAAAGTGGTGTGGAGCAGAGGGAGACTACAACGTGATGGTGATGGAGCTGCTAGGCCCCAGTCTGGAGGACCTGTTCAACTTCTGCTCCCGCAAGTTCAGCCTCAAGACTGTCCTGCTGCTGGCTGACCAGATG atcaGCCGGATTGAGTACATCCACTCTAAGAACTTCATCCATAGAGATGTGAAGCCTGACAACTTCCTGATGGGCCTGGGCAAGAAGGGCAACCTGGTATACATCATCGACTTTGGCCTGGCCAAGAAGTACCGCGACGCCCGCACACATCAGCACATCCCCTACCGCGAGAACAAGAACCTGACCGGCACAGCGCGCTACGCATCCATCAACACACATCTGGGGATAG aACAGTCTCGGCGTGATGACCTGGAGTCTCTGGGTTATGTCCTGATGTACTTCAACCTGGGCTCTCTGCCCTGGCAGGGCCTCAAGGCCGCCACCAAGAGGCAGAAGTACGAACGCATCAGTGAGAAGAAAATGTCCACCCCCATCGAGGTGCTCTGCAAGGGATACCCCT CTGAGTTCTCCACCTACCTGAACTTCTGTCGTTCTCTGCGGTTCGACGACAAGCCAGACTACTCGTACCTCAGACAGCTGTTCCGGAACCTGTTCCACAGACAGGGCTTCTCTTATGACTACGTCTTTGACTGGAACATGCTCAAGTTT ACTGCCCCTAATTCAAAGGGGGCCAACCGTGCAGCAGAGGAGGCGGAGCGGGagcggagggacagagaggataggCTGAGACACAGCAGGAACCCCGGGGCCAGGGGACTCCCTGCCGCCTCAGGACGACCCCGAGGAACACAGGACACGGCGCCGCCTACACCCCTCACACCCACCTCACACACAG CCAACACGTCTCCACGACCGGTGTCTGGTATGGAGCGGGAGAGGAAAGTGAGCATGCGGCTTCACCGGGGAGCTCCCGTTAACGTCTCCTCGTCCGATCTGACAGGACACCAGGACACCTCCCGCATGTCCACCTCACAG aatagcattcccttcgATCATCACGACAAGTAG
- the LOC112259277 gene encoding casein kinase I isoform X6, translated as MELRVGNRYRLGRKIGSGSFGDIYLGTDISVGEEVAIKLECVKTKHPQLHIESKIYKMMQGGVGIPSIKWCGAEGDYNVMVMELLGPSLEDLFNFCSRKFSLKTVLLLADQMISRIEYIHSKNFIHRDVKPDNFLMGLGKKGNLVYIIDFGLAKKYRDARTHQHIPYRENKNLTGTARYASINTHLGIEQSRRDDLESLGYVLMYFNLGSLPWQGLKAATKRQKYERISEKKMSTPIEVLCKGYPSEFSTYLNFCRSLRFDDKPDYSYLRQLFRNLFHRQGFSYDYVFDWNMLKFGANRAAEEAERERRDREDRLRHSRNPGARGLPAASGRPRGTQDTAPPTPLTPTSHTANTSPRPVSGMERERKVSMRLHRGAPVNVSSSDLTGHQDTSRMSTSQNSIPFDHHDK; from the exons gCACAGACATCTCAGTGGGAGAGGAGGTCGCCATTAAACTGGAATGTGTGAAGACCAAACACCCACAGCTCCACATAGAGAGTAAGATCTACAAGATgatgcagggaggag TGGGCATCCCGTCCATAAAGTGGTGTGGAGCAGAGGGAGACTACAACGTGATGGTGATGGAGCTGCTAGGCCCCAGTCTGGAGGACCTGTTCAACTTCTGCTCCCGCAAGTTCAGCCTCAAGACTGTCCTGCTGCTGGCTGACCAGATG atcaGCCGGATTGAGTACATCCACTCTAAGAACTTCATCCATAGAGATGTGAAGCCTGACAACTTCCTGATGGGCCTGGGCAAGAAGGGCAACCTGGTATACATCATCGACTTTGGCCTGGCCAAGAAGTACCGCGACGCCCGCACACATCAGCACATCCCCTACCGCGAGAACAAGAACCTGACCGGCACAGCGCGCTACGCATCCATCAACACACATCTGGGGATAG aACAGTCTCGGCGTGATGACCTGGAGTCTCTGGGTTATGTCCTGATGTACTTCAACCTGGGCTCTCTGCCCTGGCAGGGCCTCAAGGCCGCCACCAAGAGGCAGAAGTACGAACGCATCAGTGAGAAGAAAATGTCCACCCCCATCGAGGTGCTCTGCAAGGGATACCCCT CTGAGTTCTCCACCTACCTGAACTTCTGTCGTTCTCTGCGGTTCGACGACAAGCCAGACTACTCGTACCTCAGACAGCTGTTCCGGAACCTGTTCCACAGACAGGGCTTCTCTTATGACTACGTCTTTGACTGGAACATGCTCAAGTTT GGGGCCAACCGTGCAGCAGAGGAGGCGGAGCGGGagcggagggacagagaggataggCTGAGACACAGCAGGAACCCCGGGGCCAGGGGACTCCCTGCCGCCTCAGGACGACCCCGAGGAACACAGGACACGGCGCCGCCTACACCCCTCACACCCACCTCACACACAG CCAACACGTCTCCACGACCGGTGTCTGGTATGGAGCGGGAGAGGAAAGTGAGCATGCGGCTTCACCGGGGAGCTCCCGTTAACGTCTCCTCGTCCGATCTGACAGGACACCAGGACACCTCCCGCATGTCCACCTCACAG aatagcattcccttcgATCATCACGACAAGTAG
- the LOC112259277 gene encoding casein kinase I isoform X7 translates to MELRVGNRYRLGRKIGSGSFGDIYLGTDISVGEEVAIKLECVKTKHPQLHIESKIYKMMQGGVGIPSIKWCGAEGDYNVMVMELLGPSLEDLFNFCSRKFSLKTVLLLADQMISRIEYIHSKNFIHRDVKPDNFLMGLGKKGNLVYIIDFGLAKKYRDARTHQHIPYRENKNLTGTARYASINTHLGIEQSRRDDLESLGYVLMYFNLGSLPWQGLKAATKRQKYERISEKKMSTPIEVLCKGYPSEFSTYLNFCRSLRFDDKPDYSYLRQLFRNLFHRQGFSYDYVFDWNMLKFTAPNSKGANRAAEEAERERRDREDRLRHSRNPGARGLPAASGRPRGTQDTAPPTPLTPTSHTG, encoded by the exons gCACAGACATCTCAGTGGGAGAGGAGGTCGCCATTAAACTGGAATGTGTGAAGACCAAACACCCACAGCTCCACATAGAGAGTAAGATCTACAAGATgatgcagggaggag TGGGCATCCCGTCCATAAAGTGGTGTGGAGCAGAGGGAGACTACAACGTGATGGTGATGGAGCTGCTAGGCCCCAGTCTGGAGGACCTGTTCAACTTCTGCTCCCGCAAGTTCAGCCTCAAGACTGTCCTGCTGCTGGCTGACCAGATG atcaGCCGGATTGAGTACATCCACTCTAAGAACTTCATCCATAGAGATGTGAAGCCTGACAACTTCCTGATGGGCCTGGGCAAGAAGGGCAACCTGGTATACATCATCGACTTTGGCCTGGCCAAGAAGTACCGCGACGCCCGCACACATCAGCACATCCCCTACCGCGAGAACAAGAACCTGACCGGCACAGCGCGCTACGCATCCATCAACACACATCTGGGGATAG aACAGTCTCGGCGTGATGACCTGGAGTCTCTGGGTTATGTCCTGATGTACTTCAACCTGGGCTCTCTGCCCTGGCAGGGCCTCAAGGCCGCCACCAAGAGGCAGAAGTACGAACGCATCAGTGAGAAGAAAATGTCCACCCCCATCGAGGTGCTCTGCAAGGGATACCCCT CTGAGTTCTCCACCTACCTGAACTTCTGTCGTTCTCTGCGGTTCGACGACAAGCCAGACTACTCGTACCTCAGACAGCTGTTCCGGAACCTGTTCCACAGACAGGGCTTCTCTTATGACTACGTCTTTGACTGGAACATGCTCAAGTTT ACTGCCCCTAATTCAAAGGGGGCCAACCGTGCAGCAGAGGAGGCGGAGCGGGagcggagggacagagaggataggCTGAGACACAGCAGGAACCCCGGGGCCAGGGGACTCCCTGCCGCCTCAGGACGACCCCGAGGAACACAGGACACGGCGCCGCCTACACCCCTCACACCCACCTCACACACAG GTTAG